In a genomic window of Punica granatum isolate Tunisia-2019 chromosome 6, ASM765513v2, whole genome shotgun sequence:
- the LOC116210776 gene encoding E3 ubiquitin-protein ligase RHF2A isoform X1 — MEVLFISHCVISDTRMENSQETVKSEAHLTSAAAFVEGGIQDACDDACSICLEAFCDSDPSTVTTCKHEFHLQCILEWCQRSSQCPMCWQPISLKDPTSQELLEVVERERSFRFNPSRNATIFHHPTLGDFELQHLPVGANDAELEERIIQHLAAAAAMGRARHVTRREGRRTRISGHGRPHFLVFSANPDAPPSGPAASSPAHGGSSELVSEGPVVASSASPINVEDSPIGSAAISSQAEQGASSPSRSSPVATSQQGPLLNTRRSPGHSSPNSQERAGPSELQSFSESLKSRFNAVSTRCKESITKSTRGWKERLFTRNTSMADLSSEVRREVNAGIATVSRMMERLETREGKASSSVGNSSENVPVLESSSQQNPEATIQSHPNDTNTHASCAAGSCSS, encoded by the exons ATGGAGGTATTATTCATCAGTCACTGTGTGATATCT GACACAAGGATGGAAAATAGCCAAGAGACTGTGAAGTCTGAGGCCCACTTGACATCTGCAGCGGCCTTCGTGGAAGGTGGAATTCAGGATGCCTGTGATGATGCTTGCAGCATTTGCCTTGAAGCCTTCTGTGACAGTGATCCTTCAACG GTGACCACTTGCAAGCATGAGTTTCATCTCCAGTGTATTCTTGAATG GTGTCAGAGGAGCTCACAGTGCCCTATGTGTTGGCAACCAATCAGTCTGAAGGATCCGACGAG CCAGGAATTATTGGAGGTGGTGGAACGTGAGAGAAGTTTTAGGTTTAACCCATCAAGAAATGCGACAATATTCCATCACCCAACTCTTGGAGATTTTGAGCTGCAACAT TTACCAGTGGGAGCAAACGATGCTGAACTTGAGGAGCGTATCATTCAGCATCTAGCTGCAGCTGCTGCTATGGGACGAGCACGCCATGTCACTAGAAGGGAGGGACGAAGGACTAGAATATCAGGTCATGGTCGTCCACATTTTTTGGTATTCTCTGCTAATCCTGATGCACCTCCCAGCGGTCCCGCTGCTTCCTCCCCTGCTCACGGCGGCAGCAGTGAATTAGTTTCTGAAGGCCCTGTCGTTGCATCATCTGCATCTCCCATAAATGTGGAAGATTCACCAATAGGGTCTGCCGCAATCTCCTCCCAAGCGGAGCAGGGTGCTTCCTCACCTTCTAGATCAAGTCCTGTTGCCACCAGTCAGCAGGGACCATTATTGAATACTAG GAGATCACCTGGTCACTCTTCACCTAATAGTCAAGAAAGAGCTGGACCGTCGGAGTTGCAATCATTTTCTGAATCTCTAAAATCGCGATTTAATGCAGTGTCGACAAG ATGCAAAGAGTCAATTACAAAGAGCACCAGAGGTTGGAAAGAGAGATTGTTCACACGGAACACTTCAATGGCAGACCTTAGCTCTGAAGTTAGACGAGAGGTTAATGCTGGAATTGCTACTGTCTCGCGCATGATGGAGCGTCTTGAAACGAGAGAAGGTAAAGCCAGCTCTTCTGTTGGCAACAGTTCAGAGAATGTTCCAGTTCTCGAATCAAGCAGCCAGCAGAATCCTGAAGCGACTATCCAGAGTCATCCGAACGACACCAATACACATGCTTCCTGCGCTGCGGGTTCTTGTTCCAGTTAG
- the LOC116210776 gene encoding E3 ubiquitin-protein ligase RHF2A isoform X2, with the protein MEDTRMENSQETVKSEAHLTSAAAFVEGGIQDACDDACSICLEAFCDSDPSTVTTCKHEFHLQCILEWCQRSSQCPMCWQPISLKDPTSQELLEVVERERSFRFNPSRNATIFHHPTLGDFELQHLPVGANDAELEERIIQHLAAAAAMGRARHVTRREGRRTRISGHGRPHFLVFSANPDAPPSGPAASSPAHGGSSELVSEGPVVASSASPINVEDSPIGSAAISSQAEQGASSPSRSSPVATSQQGPLLNTRRSPGHSSPNSQERAGPSELQSFSESLKSRFNAVSTRCKESITKSTRGWKERLFTRNTSMADLSSEVRREVNAGIATVSRMMERLETREGKASSSVGNSSENVPVLESSSQQNPEATIQSHPNDTNTHASCAAGSCSS; encoded by the exons ATGGAG GACACAAGGATGGAAAATAGCCAAGAGACTGTGAAGTCTGAGGCCCACTTGACATCTGCAGCGGCCTTCGTGGAAGGTGGAATTCAGGATGCCTGTGATGATGCTTGCAGCATTTGCCTTGAAGCCTTCTGTGACAGTGATCCTTCAACG GTGACCACTTGCAAGCATGAGTTTCATCTCCAGTGTATTCTTGAATG GTGTCAGAGGAGCTCACAGTGCCCTATGTGTTGGCAACCAATCAGTCTGAAGGATCCGACGAG CCAGGAATTATTGGAGGTGGTGGAACGTGAGAGAAGTTTTAGGTTTAACCCATCAAGAAATGCGACAATATTCCATCACCCAACTCTTGGAGATTTTGAGCTGCAACAT TTACCAGTGGGAGCAAACGATGCTGAACTTGAGGAGCGTATCATTCAGCATCTAGCTGCAGCTGCTGCTATGGGACGAGCACGCCATGTCACTAGAAGGGAGGGACGAAGGACTAGAATATCAGGTCATGGTCGTCCACATTTTTTGGTATTCTCTGCTAATCCTGATGCACCTCCCAGCGGTCCCGCTGCTTCCTCCCCTGCTCACGGCGGCAGCAGTGAATTAGTTTCTGAAGGCCCTGTCGTTGCATCATCTGCATCTCCCATAAATGTGGAAGATTCACCAATAGGGTCTGCCGCAATCTCCTCCCAAGCGGAGCAGGGTGCTTCCTCACCTTCTAGATCAAGTCCTGTTGCCACCAGTCAGCAGGGACCATTATTGAATACTAG GAGATCACCTGGTCACTCTTCACCTAATAGTCAAGAAAGAGCTGGACCGTCGGAGTTGCAATCATTTTCTGAATCTCTAAAATCGCGATTTAATGCAGTGTCGACAAG ATGCAAAGAGTCAATTACAAAGAGCACCAGAGGTTGGAAAGAGAGATTGTTCACACGGAACACTTCAATGGCAGACCTTAGCTCTGAAGTTAGACGAGAGGTTAATGCTGGAATTGCTACTGTCTCGCGCATGATGGAGCGTCTTGAAACGAGAGAAGGTAAAGCCAGCTCTTCTGTTGGCAACAGTTCAGAGAATGTTCCAGTTCTCGAATCAAGCAGCCAGCAGAATCCTGAAGCGACTATCCAGAGTCATCCGAACGACACCAATACACATGCTTCCTGCGCTGCGGGTTCTTGTTCCAGTTAG
- the LOC116210777 gene encoding putative phosphatidylglycerol/phosphatidylinositol transfer protein DDB_G0282179, protein MAPLLLLALALLFPLTQATTIKYCDNSGDYVVKVNDVRISPNPVIAGKPASFDISASAGRALSGGKVVIHVIYFGIQVHTETHDICDEVSCPISMGDFVLSHTETLPVFTPPGTYTLRITMVDANKEQLTCISFNFKIGFGLQLGSLLFAS, encoded by the exons ATGGCGCCCCTGCTTCTCCTCGCGCTTGCTCTGCTCTTTCCCTTGACTCAAGCCACGACCATCAAGTACTGCG ATAACTCGGGGGACTATGTCGTGAAGgttaatgatgtcaggatatCACCAAATCCAGTGATTGCAGGCAAACCTGCTTCCTTCGATATCTCAGCTTCTGCAG GTCGGGCACTCTCCGGCGGGAAGGTGGTGATTCATGTTATATACTTTGGGATTCAAGTCCATACCGAAACGCACGATATCTGCGACGAGGTATCCTGTCCTATCTCGATGGGCGACTTTGTCCTCTCCCACACTGAAACCTTGCCTGTTTTCACACCACCG GGCACTTACACTCTGAGGATAACGATGGTGGACGCCAATAAGGAGCAGCTGACCTGCATCAgcttcaatttcaaaatcggGTTCGGGCTGCAACTCGGGTCGCTATTGTTTGCCAGTTAA
- the LOC116210775 gene encoding probable receptor-like protein kinase At4g39110, with protein sequence MEIEKNGNNHRPRIANYLDYFSSIPSPQASQRDMATLFLAVPLLSALLGSTGAAAANPAPANKFSPKDNILIDCGANTLATLPDGRIFKTDPNSAGYLEAKDNIQISVPNADVPSPIYLTARVFVAEAKYSFHLSTAGWHWVRLHLFPMNNTRLNLQNAMFTVTTSDVVLLHRFSVNNSTRAMVKEYLLNLTDPQFMLKFSPVKKSFAFINAIEVVSAPDYIISDSGTALSPVAEFKGLSGYNYQFLYRINVGGPILTSQNDSLGRNWDSDGSYIKQKDSGKSVSVPSKVIKYPEDFPTLIASAAVYASAVEMANSNVQQPNFNITWDFDVDTNFGYVVRLHFCDIISKTLNDLYFNVYINGKMAISGLDLSSLTNGLAVPYYKDMVVNSTLMSNGPLSIQIGPMNQDTGTVNAILNGVEVMKMSNSVNSLDGEFGANGQKANSSNRKTVAAVGFAMMFGAFLGLGAMVIKWQKRPQDWQKRNSFSSWLLPLHAGDTSFMTSKNSMGSHKSNFYSSTFGLGRYFLFAELQEASKNFDPNSIIGVGGFGNVYLGELDDGTKVAIKRGNPQSEQGITEFQTEIQMLSKLRHRHLVSLIGYCDENSEMILVYEYMLNGPFRDHLYGKKLPALSWKQRLEICIGAARGLHYLHTGTAQGIIHRDVKTTNILLDDNFVAKVSDFGLSKDAPIGQGHVSTAVKGSFGYLDPEYFRRQQLTDKSDVYSFGVVLLEALCARPALDPVLPREQVNLAEWAMQWKRKGLLEKIIDPHLSGTINPESMKKFAEAAEKCLADHGVDRPTMGDVLWNLEYALQLQEAFSQGKAEDDSKSSAAITGSPAAATPPAPSRADSRPVSQAEDSRSPAHVHAGEDHSGTDMFQQFAHQLNGR encoded by the coding sequence ATGGAGATTGAGAAAAACGGCAATAATCACAGACCAAGAATTGCCAATTACCTTGATTACTTCTCTTCGATTCCGTCACCACAGGCATCGCAGCGTGATATGGCGACCCTCTTCCTTGCCGTCCCGCTCCTCTCAGCTCTCCTTGGCAGTACCGGTGCTGCTGCTGCCAACCCAGCCCCGGCCAACAAGTTCTCCCCGAAGGACAACATCCTCATCGACTGCGGGGCCAACACGCTTGCCACTCTCCCCGACGGGCGGATCTTCAAGACCGACCCAAATTCAGCAGGCTACTTGGAGGCCAAGGACAACATTCAGATCTCCGTTCCAAACGCAGATGTCCCCTCCCCAATCTACCTCACTGCTCGGGTGTTCGTGGCTGAGGCGAAGTACTCCTTCCACCTGTCGACCGCGGGTTGGCACTGGGTCCGCCTCCATCTCTTCCCCATGAACAACACCCGACTTAACCTCCAGAACGCCATGTTCACTGTAACAACAAGCGATGTTGTTCTTCTGCACAGATTCTCGGTGAACAACAGCACACGGGCTATGGTTAAAGAATACCTTCTCAATCTGACCGACCCGCAGTTCATGCTCAAGTTTAGCCCCGTGAAGAAGTCATTCGCCTTCATAAACGCGATCGAGGTCGTGTCCGCCCCTGACTACATCATCTCTGACTCGGGGACGGCCCTCTCCCCTGTCGCGGAGTTCAAGGGCCTAAGCGGGTACAACTACCAGTTCTTGTACCGGATCAATGTGGGAGGGCCCATCCTGACCTCGCAGAACGACTCCTTGGGCCGGAACTGGGACAGCGATGGCAGTTACATCAAGCAGAAGGATTCGGGGAAGAGCGTCTCTGTCCCCTCCAAGGTCATCAAGTATCCAGAGGACTTCCCGACCCTGATTGCGTCGGCAGCAGTGTATGCTTCCGCTGTTGAGATGGCCAATTCAAACGTCCAGCAACCCAATTTTAACATCACGTGGGACTTCGACGTGGACACGAATTTTGGTTACGTGGTCCGCCTTCACTTCTGCGACATCATAAGCAAAACACTCAACGACCTCTACTTCAATGTATACATCAACGGGAAGATGGCGATCTCGGGGTTGGACCTGTCAAGCTTGACTAATGGCCTTGCAGTCCCGTATTATAAGGACATGGTGGTAAACTCCACCCTGATGTCGAACGGGCCTCTGAGCATCCAGATCGGGCCAATGAATCAGGATACTGGCACAGTGAACGCAATCCTGAACGGCGTGGAGGTTATGAAGATGAGCAATTCAGTGAATAGCCTGGACGGGGAGTTCGGGGCCAATGGACAGAAGGCGAACTCATCGAACCGGAAAACAGTGGCAGCAGTCGGGTTTGCAATGATGTTTGGGGCCTTCCTGGGCCTTGGCGCAATGGTGATCAAATGGCAAAAGCGGCCACAGGACTGGCAGAAGAGGAACAGCTTCTCGTCGTGGCTGCTCCCACTCCATGCAGGAGACACGAGCTTCATGACGAGCAAGAACTCAATGGGATCCCACAAGAGCAACTTCTACTCGTCAACCTTCGGACTTGGCCGGTACTTCTTATTTGCGGAGCTCCAGGAGGCGAGCAAGAACTTCGATCCTAACTCAATCATCGGAGTCGGGGGTTTTGGAAATGTCTACCTGGGAGAGCTCGATGATGGGACAAAGGTTGCTATAAAGCGTGGTAACCCACAGTCGGAGCAGGGCATCACGGAGTTCCAGACTGAAATTCAGATGTTGTCCAAGCTCAGGCACAGGCATCTCGTGTCGCTCATCGGCTACTGCGACGAGAACTCCGAGATGATCTTGGTGTACGAATACATGTTGAACGGCCCCTTCAGAGACCACTTATATGGGAAGAAATTACCCGCCCTATCATGGAAGCAGAGGCTGGAGATCTGTATCGGGGCAGCACGCGGGCTCCACTACCTTCACACCGGAACAGCCCAGGGGATCATCCACCGTGATGTCAAGACCACGAACATCCTGCTCGATGATAACTTTGTGGCCAAGGTATCAGATTTCGGCCTGTCAAAGGATGCACCCATAGGGCAAGGCCATGTCAGCACAGCGGTGAAGGGAAGTTTCGGGTACCTGGACCCCGAGTATTTTAGGAGGCAGCAGTTGACGGACAAGTCGGACGTTTACTCATTCGGGGTGGTCCTGCTAGAGGCTTTGTGTGCGAGACCAGCGCTGGACCCAGTGCTACCAAGGGAGCAGGTCAACCTGGCAGAGTGGGCGATGCAGTGGAAGCGAAAGGGTTTACTTGAGAAGATCATCGATCCGCACCTCTCGGGCACCATCAATCCCGAGTCCATGAAGAAGTTTGCAGAGGCAGCAGAGAAGTGCTTGGCTGATCACGGGGTAGATAGGCCGACCATGGGAGACGTGCTGTGGAACCTCGAGTACGCCCTGCAGCTCCAGGAGGCCTTCTCTCAGGGTAAAGCTGAGGATGACAGCAAGTCCTCAGCTGCCATTACCGGCTCCCCAGCAGCAGCCACCCCTCCAGCCCCTTCTCGGGCAGACAGCCGCCCCGTTTCTCAAGCAGAAGACAGCAGGTCACCTGCACATGTTCATGCTGGCGAGGACCATTCGGGCACTGACATGTTCCAACAATTCGCACATCAACTCAACGGCAGGTAA
- the LOC116211817 gene encoding uncharacterized protein LOC116211817, whose protein sequence is MRRQDTYLNSGSDAYAAAQMQQAQQLERQHASTQFQGQLEAFTPERDDPYVTSKGDGQQGWDRDGPAPSNSMASHVFYEGQGGDVSRSYYHGLRSDPRVTLEKQADSNIRSQSSHDKEMNAGYEKMPLSETFEGLEQKFLDDIMKLSKDLHDAEDAENARHREKLNAIDALYQKQLEALRSRHASRRDEFLRRESNARQHQYQQNLMDHHYQNRGIGPRDPQAYGNMAGSASVGEAHRPYNNVDRYDSYRDRARFPGGGGRDQFEPRGPFPGGRTYDPSSRFY, encoded by the exons ATGAGACGGCAGGACACGTACCTTAACTCAGGGTCTGATGCATATGCTGCTGCTCAGATGCAGCAGGCTCAGCAGCTGGAGCGACAGCATGCATCTACTCAGTTTCAAGGGCAGCTAGAGGCATTTACCCCAGAGAGGGATGATCCTTATGTAACTTCTAAAGGGGACGGGCAACAGGGATGGGATAGGGACGGGCCTGCACCATCAAATTCCATGGCATCGCATGTGTTTTATGAAG GTCAGGGTGGTGATGTGTCTAGGTCTTACTACCATGGCCTGAGATCAGATCCAAGAGTGACTTTGGAGAAACAAGCAGACAGCAACATAAGATCTCAGTCGTCGCATGATAAAGAAATGAATGCTGGGTATGAAAAAATGCCATTGTCAGAGACATTTGAAGGTCTTGAGCAGAAGTTCTTGGATGACATTATGAAACTATCAAAAGATCTGCATGATGCAGAGGATGCTGAAAATGCAAGACATAGAGAG AAACTGAATGCCATTGATGCTCTGTATCAAAAGCAACTTGAGGCTCTTCGATCTCGGCACGCTAGTCGTAGAGACGAGTTCCTTCGAAGAGAATCAAATGCAAGGCAACACCAGTATCAGCAGAATTTGATGGATCATCATTATCAAAACAGGGGCATTGGCCCACGTGATCCTCAGGCTTATGGCAATATGGCGGGGTCTGCTTCTGTCGGAGAAGCACATCGACCCTATAACAATGTGGATCGATATGATtcctacagggaccgtgcccGATTTCCTGGGGGTGGAGGAAGAGATCAGTTCGAGCCTCGAGGTCCATTCCCCGGAGGCCGCACCTACGACCCATCATCACGCTTCTACTAG
- the LOC116211471 gene encoding ubiquitin carboxyl-terminal hydrolase 8, which translates to MDTPSEDFSDSSPPPDSNGGDQRVYFVPYRWWKDAHDSLSGESNGKKGIVYVASPALSYGGPMKLINNIFNSDLAFSLRREEDAVQDGENGEVGVSGRDFALVSGEMWVQALKWYSDSKVSQKENRSFSAAEDDISDVYPIQLRLTVMRDSLAVRVSKKDNAAELFKRACKIFSVDTELMRIWDFSGQTTLFFLSDNSRFMKDCPRQADQEVLLELQIYGLSDSIKCKEGRKEDKGSHYCNGNSILMNGSACNGSSDTVRFFKNSGEAGSLGLAGLQNLGNTCFMNSALQCLAHTPKLVDYFLGDYAREINHENPLGMDGEIALAFGDLLRKLWEPGATPVAPKTFKTKLARFAPQFSGYNQHDSQELLAFLLDGLHEDLNRVKCKPYVEAKDAEDQPDEEVADEYWDYHLARNNSIIVNVCQGQFKSTLVCPLCKKVSVTFDPFMYLSLPLPSTTTRTMTLTVVSLNGSAKPTPYTVTVPKNGKFEDLIQALSMACSLGIDETLLVAEVYNNRIIRFLEDASDSLKLIRDEDRLVAYQLAKDSEEAPLIVFTHQTMDEHYIPGSLTAPHKGIGIPLVSRLGSSVNGSDIRNIYIELLSQFRKPSEDASSNSADVQSTSVKDPTSTPTEDASSPVSDAEVDSSANERVDLELDSEYQFYMTDEKGIARESRIIMDEPVGPAGTSGRLNVLVCWPEKLIKEHDTSLFSPLTEIFKSGFFATRPQETVSLYKCLEAFLTEEPLGPEDMWFCPRCKEHRQASKKLDLWRLPEILVIHLKRFSYSRYLKNKLETYVDFPIDDLDLSTYVASKNIHQSSRYTLYAISNHYGNMRGGHYTAFIHHGGDRWYDFDDSHVRPISVDKIKTLAAYVLFYRRVVEE; encoded by the exons ATGGACACCCCTTCCGAAGACTTCTCCGATTCCTCTCCGCCCCCCGACTCCAACGGCGGCGACCAGCGTGTCTACTTCGTCCCTTACAG GTGGTGGAAGGATGCACATGACTCGTTATCGGGTGAATCGAATGGGAAGAAGGGCATTGTGTATGTGGCCTCTCCGGCTCTATCTTATGGCGGTCCCATGAAGTTGATCAATAATATCTTCAATTCAGATCTTGCGTTCAGTCTGAGGAGAGAGGAGGATGCTGTGCAGGATGGCGAGAATGGTGAAGTGGGTGTCTCCGGGAGGGACTTTGCATTGGTCTCTGGTGAAATGTGGGTGCAGGCATTGAAGTG GTATAGTGACTCTAAAGTTTCTCAGAAGGAGAATAGGAGCTTCTCTGCAGCCGAGGATGATATTTCAGATGTTTATCCCATTCAATTGAGGTTGACTGTAATGAGAGACTCCTTGGCTGTAAGAGTATCCAAGAAA GATAATGCTGCAGAGCTTTTCAAAAGAGCGTGTAAGATTTTCAGTGTGGATACTGAGCTG ATGCGAATCTGGGACTTTTCTGGACAAACAACTCTATTTTTCTTGAGCGATAATAGTAGGTTCATGAAAGACTGTCCACGACAGGCAGATCAGGAG GTTCTTCTAGAACTGCAAATTTATGGTTTGTCAGATTCCATAAAATGCAAAGAAGGGAGGAAAGAAGATAAAGGATCACATTATTGCAATGGAAACTCAATTTTGATGAATGGGAGTGCTTGCAATGGGAGCTCTGACACTGTTCGCTTTTTCAAAAACTCTGGAGAAGCTGGTTCTTTGGGATTGGCGGGATTGCAAAACCTTGGAAATACTTGCTTTATGAACAGTGCTCTCCAGTGCTTGGCACATACGCCAAAACTTGTTGACTATTTCCTTGGAGACTATGCGAGGGAAATAAATCACGAAAATCCTCTTGGCATGGAC GGCGAGATTGCTTTAGCATTTGGAGATTTATTAAGGAAGTTATGGGAGCCTGGGGCAACTCCAGTTGCACCAAAAACATTCAAAACGAAGCTTGCTCGATTTGCTCCTCAGTTCAGTGGATATAATCAGCATGATTCTCAG GAACTCCTTGCTTTCTTACTGGATGGTCTTCATGAAGATCTCAACCGCGTAAAGTGCAAGCCTTATGTAGAAGCCAAGGATGCAGAGGATCAACCGGATGAAGAAGTAGCTGATGAATACTGGGATTACCATTTGGCTCGAAACAACTCTATCATAGTCAATGTGTGCCAA GGTCAATTTAAATCAACATTGGTTTGCCCTTTATGCAAAAAGGTCTCTGTCACTTTTGATCCATTTATGTATCTATCGCTACCATTACCTTCCACAACAACGCGGACGATGACTCTCACAGTTGTTAGTCTTAATGGAAGTGCTAAGCCTACTCCTTACACCGTCACTGTGCCAAAGAATGGAAAATTTGAAGATCTTATCCAAGCACTTAGCATGGCATGTTCGTTGGGCATTGATGAGACCCTTCTGGTAGCTGAG GTATACAATAATCGCATCATTCGATTCTTAGAGGATGCTTCTGATTCTTTGAAGTTAATTAGAGACGAAGATCGGCTTGTTGCATATCAGTTAGCTAAAGACAGTGAAGAAGCCCCTTTGATTGTGTTCACGCATCAGACAATGGATGA GCACTACATCCCTGGAAGTTTAACTGCACCACACAAGGGGATTGGAATTCCTCTTGTTTCTAGACTCGGTTCTTCTGTAAATGGCTCCGATATTCGcaatatttatatagaattGCTCAGTCAATTCCGAAAACCTAGCGAAGATGCTTCGAGCAACAGTGCTGATGTACAGAGCACTTCTGTGAAAGATCCCACCTCCACCCCAACAGAGGATGCCTCGTCTCCTGTCTCGGATGCAGAAGTTGATTCCTCTGCTAATGAAAGGGTTGATTTGGAGTTGGACAGTGAATACCAGTTTTACATGACAGATGAGAAGGGCATAGCCCGAGAATCAAGGATTATAATGGACGAGCCAGTTGGGCCTGCAGGAACATCTGGCCGGTTGAATGTTCTGGTTTGTTGGCCTGAAAAACTTATAAAAGAGCACGATACTTCTCTCTTTAGCCCGTTAACTGAGATTTTCAAATCCGGGTTCTTTGCAACAAGACCTCAGGAGACTGTCTCCTTGTACAAGTGCCTTGAAGCATTCCTAACCGAGGAGCCACTCGGGCCAGAAGACATGTG GTTTTGTCCCAGATGTAAAGAACACCGACAAGCTAGTAAGAAGTTGGACCTTTGGAGGTTGCCAGAGATTCTCGTTATTCATTTGAAGAGATTCTCCTACAGCCGTTACTTGAAGAACAAGCTAGAGACGTACGTGGACTTCCCCATTGATGATCTCGATCTATCAACTTATGTTGCCAGCAAGAATATTCATCAATCGAGCCGGTACACTCTTTATGCGATAAGTAATCACTACGGAAACATGAGGGGCGGTCATTATACTGCATTCATACAT CATGGGGGTGATCGGTGGTACGACTTTGACGATAGCCATGTTCGTCCCATCAGCGTGGACAAAATCAAGACTTTGGCAGCTTATGTTCTTTTCTACAGAAGAGTGGTAGAAGAGTAA
- the LOC116212303 gene encoding uncharacterized protein LOC116212303 has protein sequence MTRQVLIHSPAVNRRPSFFSGKHTVAAPAATGAHGRGPKSRASEVAGRTAADCTALCCCCPCTVMNILVLAVYKVPAGLCRKASMRKQKRSVAKKRAGAVSARQAGGGAAGAKNADESDGDNAAEDSVADLLNKGDVEGDDDAAAVDDLEKEMWDRFHNTGFWRSPSMRDT, from the coding sequence ATGACTCGGCAGGTTCTCATTCACTCGCCGGCCGTCAATCGGCGGCCGAGTTTCTTCTCCGGCAAACACACCGTGGCTGCGCCGGCAGCAACCGGGGCGCACGGGAGGGGGCCGAAGAGCCGGGCCTCGGAGGTGGCCGGGCGGACGGCGGCGGACTGCACCGccctctgctgctgctgccccTGCACCGTCATGAACATCCTCGTCCTAGCGGTCTACAAGGTACCCGCGGGGCTGTGCCGGAAGGCATCGATGAGGAAGCAGAAGCGCTCCGTCGCGAAGAAGAGGGCTGGGGCGGTGAGCGCGAGGCAGGCCGGCGGCGGGGCGGCTGGGGCGAAGAACGCGGACGAGTCAGACGGGGATAACGCGGCGGAGGACTCGGTGGCTGATCTGCTGAATAAGGGTGACGTGGAAGGCGATGATGACGCAGCGGCAGTCGACGACCTGGAGAAGGAGATGTGGGACCGGTTCCACAATACCGGTTTCTGGAGGAGCCCCTCGATGAGGGACACGTAA